The genomic interval ATTGATCCTAAGTGTTAATCTGCAGGTAACACCACTTGCCAGAAGTTCATATTCATCCGACCAGTTTTCGATCCCCAGTATCTTATCCAGTCTGTCCATGATAGCTCTGGATGTAAGATAGGGATATAGTTTAATTCTTTTCTGATCACCACTGACAGCAGCTATACGAAATTCTATATCCTCTGCCGGAAATGGTGCTTTCAATTTTGCTTCAATTTCCTTGCTTAGCATAATTTTTCTCCTTTTAAAGTGTTATGAACCGTATGTTCAATAAATAAAAAAACAGCCTGCATATTTATGTATGTAGGCTGTTCGAAATCAGGGAATATCCGTAATTCCCCCGATAATCTAATATCTAAATTAACTACATTCCCAAATCCCGGAAACGATCTTCATTTTCTGATCAACTTTACCATTGTAAACATAACAATAGGCTTGCTGTTGTTTGCCTATTTTGGTTTTAACATTCACAATTTTTCTGGTAAAAAGATCATTTTTACTTTTATTGAATCCTTCAATAAAATCCATCCTCTGCAAAACATGCTGATAGATCTTCGAATTAGCATAAAAGTGAACTTCTCCTCTAACAGTATTCTCACCTTCCAGTTTAAGAGCAGGAAAAGCCCCCAAATCATAGAGTGCAGCTCCAGGTAAACTGGCTTGAATTTCTTCACGTTTAAAGTTTTTGAAAATATCGAAAATCCCACCTGCTTTCAAGGTTCCGTAGACAAAAATTGGTAATTCCTTCATACATCCTCCAAAATTGATATCTAAGATTATATTCCTTCCGTATAATATATACCCGATTTTGGTTGAATTCGCACTACTGAGAGTGATTTTGTATTGTATCTATTTTGTACAAATATTTCTGATTTCCATTTGGCTATATATTAAAACATTTAAATTTTTTTAAGAATATTCAGATTAAGAATTATCATTTTTATTGACTTATACCATCTATAAAAATTAATAAAGATAATATGAAATATTGTTTTATGGGACGGATTTTATGAAAGGTATCATATTAGCGGGTGGAGCAGGTTCCAGACTCTATCCGAATTCCTTAATTTACAGCAAGCAGCTCACGATGATCTACGACAAACCGATGATCTATTATTCGCTTTCTGTTTTAATGCTGATTGGAATCAGAGAAATCCTCATTATTACAGATGAAAAAACATTGCCTGCTTACAAGATGCTTTTTCAGGATGGCTCTCATTTGGGATTATCTATCAGCTATAGAATACAAACTGAACCAAGAGGTCTGGCAGAAGCATTTCTGATAGGAGAAGAATTTATTGGCAATGATTCTGTTACAATGATACTGGGTGATAATATTTTTTACGGAAAGCTTGATTTTATCCGTTCTGCGCAAAAACAGAATCAGGGAGCAACCGTATTTGGTTATTATGTGAAAGACCCGCAACGTTATGGTGTAATTGAATTTTCGGAAAGCGGTGAAGTAATTTCCATAGAAGAAAAACCTCAAAAACCAAAATCAAATTACGCCGTAGTAGGTTTATATATTTATGATAATGATGTAGTAAAGTATGCAAAAAACTTGCAGCCGTCAGCACGGGGGGAATTGGAAATTACCGATCTGAATAACGAATATCTTAAAAGAAGTAAATTGAAAGTTGAACTTTTTGGCAGAGGAATTGCCTGGCTGGATACCGGAACTCCGCAAACTTTGCTGGAAGCTTCCACTTTTATAGGAGCTGTGGAGCACAGACAGGATCTTAAGATAGCCTGTATAGAAGAGATTGCCCTTACTATGAATTATATTTCTAAAAAGAAATTCAGGAAGTTGATAAACAATATGCCCAAATGCAGTTATAGAGATTATCTGCTGAAAATATACTATAACAGTAAAATTAAGATATAGAAATTTATGTTAAAAAAATCTAATGAAAATATTCGGAAATCGAAAATCTTGATCACCGGTGGATGTGGATTCATTGGTACAAATTTCATTCATTTTCTATTTAACAACCCCTCATTTCAAGGAGAAGTAATCAACCTGGATAAACTAACTTATGCTGGTAATAGAAATAATCTTAAAACAATAGAAGCAGAGTTTTTGAACAAACGTTACTTTTTTGAACAAACTGATATCTGTGATCTGGTTCAACTTGAAAAAATATACCACAAATACGAGCCTGATATTATCGTTCATTTTGCTGCAGAATCACATGTTGATCGCTCCATACATGAGCCGGCTGCTTTTATTAATACAAATATTATCGGAACGTTCAATCTGCTAGAACTCACCAGAAAATTATCTGAACAAGGAAGGGATATCTTATTCCATCATGTTTCTACTGATGAAGTTTTCGGTTCTCTAGGAGATGAAGGATGTTTTGTTGAAACAAGTCCTTATGATCCCAGAAGCCCTTATTCCGCCTCCAAAGCTTCTTCCGATCATCTTGTCAGAGCATATTTTCACACTTACAAGCTGCCTATAACGATATCAAACTGCTCCAACAATTATGGCCCATTTCAATTCCCGGAAAAACTGATCCCCTTGATGATATCTAATATGCTACAAAATAAACCATTACCAATTTATGGTGATGGAAAAAATGTTCGCGACTGGCTGTTTGTGGAAGATCATTGCTCAGGAATCTGGGAAATAATTTCACATGGAAACATTGGTGAAACTTATAATTTGGGTGGAGAAAATGAGCTGACCAATATGGAATTGGTAAATATCTTGTGCGAAAAAATGGCACTACTTAAAAATGAATCAATAGATCATTATAAGA from Candidatus Cloacimonadota bacterium carries:
- the rfbA gene encoding glucose-1-phosphate thymidylyltransferase RfbA, encoding MKGIILAGGAGSRLYPNSLIYSKQLTMIYDKPMIYYSLSVLMLIGIREILIITDEKTLPAYKMLFQDGSHLGLSISYRIQTEPRGLAEAFLIGEEFIGNDSVTMILGDNIFYGKLDFIRSAQKQNQGATVFGYYVKDPQRYGVIEFSESGEVISIEEKPQKPKSNYAVVGLYIYDNDVVKYAKNLQPSARGELEITDLNNEYLKRSKLKVELFGRGIAWLDTGTPQTLLEASTFIGAVEHRQDLKIACIEEIALTMNYISKKKFRKLINNMPKCSYRDYLLKIYYNSKIKI
- a CDS encoding gamma-glutamylcyclotransferase, whose product is MKELPIFVYGTLKAGGIFDIFKNFKREEIQASLPGAALYDLGAFPALKLEGENTVRGEVHFYANSKIYQHVLQRMDFIEGFNKSKNDLFTRKIVNVKTKIGKQQQAYCYVYNGKVDQKMKIVSGIWECS
- the rfbB gene encoding dTDP-glucose 4,6-dehydratase codes for the protein MRKSKILITGGCGFIGTNFIHFLFNNPSFQGEVINLDKLTYAGNRNNLKTIEAEFLNKRYFFEQTDICDLVQLEKIYHKYEPDIIVHFAAESHVDRSIHEPAAFINTNIIGTFNLLELTRKLSEQGRDILFHHVSTDEVFGSLGDEGCFVETSPYDPRSPYSASKASSDHLVRAYFHTYKLPITISNCSNNYGPFQFPEKLIPLMISNMLQNKPLPIYGDGKNVRDWLFVEDHCSGIWEIISHGNIGETYNLGGENELTNMELVNILCEKMALLKNESIDHYKKLIAYVKDRPGHDRRYAIDCSKIKQELNWKQAVTFEKGLEKTIFWYLDNLEWIKQIKSGAYKNWINKNYSDR